The sequence AGTGCTCTCCTGTTCCGATGCGGGTGTGCGAGTCGGACTGCGAAGTCCAAGGCTTGGCTCCGAACCCGGTCCTGAAACGGGTTTTATCGATGGCAAGACCCTGCAGTGGGCATTGAAGGTCTCTGCCGGAGGCAGGTTCAGGCAGGCCGACTCCATCGACCAGGTCCTCTCGCCGGGGGACGTTATCTATGTGGAGAAGGCGGAAGACGGTTATCTCCTGCGACAAATACCGGAGGTGCAAGGCGCGATCGTATCGATGGACCCGAATACAGGGCGCGTGCTTGCGAGCGTTGGCGGTTTCTCCTTTGCACAGTCACGCTTCAATCGTGCCACGCAGGCATCGCGCCAGCCCGGCTCAGCCTTCAAGCCCTTCGTTTACGCCGCCGCACTGGATACCGGCTACACCCCGGCAACGCTGGTTATGGACGCCCCCTTTTCGATGCCGGATGGGGCGGGCCGTCTGTGGGAACCCAAGAACTATGACGGCAAATTCAGCGGCCCTTCCACGCTGCGCACCGGACTGGAGAAAAGCCGCAACCTGATGACGGTGCGCCTCGCCCGGCATCTCGGCATGGACGTCGTTGCCGAATACGGCCGCGCCTTCGGCCTCTACGACAGGCTCGCCCCATACCTGCCGATGTCGCTCGGAGCCGGCGAAACGACGTTGACGCGGCTCGTTTCGGCCTATGCAGTCCTCGCCAATGGCGGACGCTCGGTGCAGCCCTCGATGATCGACCGAATCCAGGATCGTCACGGTCGCACGATCTTCCGCCACGATGGACGCGACTGCGATCGATGCAATGCCGCAAGCTGGCTGCATCAGGAAGAGCCGGTGCCTCGCGACAACCGCGAGCGGGTTCTCGACCCGATGACGGCCTATCAGGTGACATCGATGCTGCGTGGCGTGGTGGAGCGCGGAACGGCGCGCCGGGTGGCGCAGCTCGACGTTCCGGTCGCCGGCAAGACCGGAACGACGAACGACGAGAAAGATGTCTGGTTCGTCGGCTACACGCCGACCCTCGTGACCGGCATATTCATGGGCTACGACACGCCGAGACCTATGGGGTATGGCGAAACGGGCGGCGGACTCGCGGCTCCGATCTTCATCGACTTCATGAAGGTGGCATTGAACGGCAAACCCGGCGTGGAGTTTCCCGTTCCGCCGGGTTTGTCCTTCGCGAGCGTTGACCGCCGTACCGGCAGGCGAGCCGCTTCGGGAGATCCCAGTTCGACTATCGAGGTCTTCAAGCCCGGAACCGGGCCGTGCCTGACGGAGTGTCCCGTCATAGACGGAATGGGAGGGGAGGAACCCGAAGACGTCCCTGCCACACTGCGCGAGCAGCTTCTGACCGCCCCCCAGGGCCTCTATTGAGCCGATTACCTCCAATCTCGCCGAGGGATGGAAATGAGGAAATACGCCTTCGCCCCGCGGAGCAGTGCACGCAACAGGCGGCTGCGCATTGCCTGCATCATGGCAGCGTTCACCGCCATTTTCGCCGCCGCCTTCATACGGCTTGTCCAACTCGGCATGAAGGAAGAAGCGCGCAGCGAAATCAGCCTCACCTATGACAGGGCTCCGAGTGGACGACCTGCAATCGTCGATAGGAACGGCCAACTGCTCGCGACCGACATTCCGATCGCATCGCTCTACATGGAGCCGCGCTCGATTCCCGATCTGGACGAGGCTGTTGAGAAACTCGCGGCGATCTTCCCGGAGCTCGATGCGCGCGAACTCCATTCGCGCCTCCGACGCAAAGATGCCTTCACGTGGGTCAAGCGGCAGATAGCTCCGGAGAAGCAGCAGGCAATCATCGATTCGGGACTGGCCGCAGTCGGCTTTCGACCTGAAAATCAACGGCTCTACCCGAACGGCTCCCTGGCTGCCCATGTCCTTGGCGCCGTGGATATCGATAACGTCGGCATCGCCGGTATCGAAAAATGGATCGATGCGAACGGGCTCGCAGACCTGCGCGGCGCCGGCATCGAACTTAGGGGGCGCGAGCTCCAGCCGGTCGAGCTTTCAATCGACCTGCGCGTTCAGTACGCCATGGAGCAGGAACTCGGCAGAGCCGTCACGAAATTCGGAGCTGTCGCGGGTGCCGGGCTCCTGCTTGACGTCGCGAATGGCGAAATACTTGCGCTCGCTTCCTATCCAGCCTTTGATCCGAACAATCCCGTGGATGCCTTCAGGCCCGACCGGATAAACCGCGTTACCGCCGGCGTTTTCGAGATGGGATCGACCTTCAAGACCCTGACCACGGCGATGGCGCTGGAGTCAGGCAGGTTCGATCTCGAATCCGTCGTCGACGCAAGCAGACCCTTGAGCTTTGGGCGGCAACGCATCCACGACTATCGCGGACAATACCGGCCGCTCACCATTCCCGAAGCCTTCATCCACTCCTCGAACATAGCCATGGCGAAAATGGCGCTGTCACTCGGACCCGAAGCGTTGCGGACTTTTCTTGGGCGTTTCGGCGTTCTGTCTCGGCTTTCGACCGAGCTGCCGGAGAGCGCCGCGCCGCTCCGGCCCTCCGATTGGAGCGAGGTCACCACGGCAACGGTTTCATTCGGCCACGGGATCGCCGTCACGCCGCTGCAAGCCAGCATGGCCGTCGCCGCTCTGGCGAACGGCGGAAAGCTGATCAGGCCCACCTTCATAAAGGACAGCCCCGTGTCCGAACGGACCATCGCGGAGGATCTCGTGTCTGCGGACACCAGTGAGGCGATACGTCACCTCCTGCGCCTCAACACGGCGGTCGGCTCAGCCAAGAGGGCCGATGTCCCCGGCTATGTGATCGGCGGTAAGACCGGCACGGCGGAAAAGGTGGTCCAGGGCCGCTACTCCAAAGTGCTCAACGTCACATCGTTCATGGGCATCGTACCGGCGGACAATCCCAGGTACCTGCTGCTCGCCCTCCTGGACGAGCCCCGCGGCCTGACGGAAACCTATGGCAACCGTACCTCCGGCTGGAATGCCGTGCCGCTCGGCGCCGCCCTCTATCAGCGCATCCTCCCAATGCTCCTCACGCCTGCTTTCCCATCGCCGGCAGGCGCCGAAGCCGTTCCCGTCGCGACGGGAGACTGTCGCGCAGGAGTCGACCTCTTGCCCGGTGCCCCCTGTCTTTCAGGCGCCGGAGATCGCTCAGGGGAAAATGGATGACGGCGACGCCCCACTTACGCGGCGGCCGCCGTGGCCGAACGCCGCGTCACCCGCGCAGGCCCGGCGCCTCTTGCCCGGTGCGCTCCACATATTCCCTGTAGCCACCGCCATATTGATTGATCCCGTCCGGCGTCAGCTCCAGCACGCGATTGGAAAGTGCGGACAGGAAACGGCGATCGTGCGAGACGAACAGCATGGTGCCCTGATAGGCCGAGAGCGCCTTGATCAACATTTCCTTCGTATCGAGGTCGAGATGGTTTGTCGGCTCGTCGAGCACGAGGAAGTTCGGCGGATCGAACAGCATTGCGGCCATCACGAGCCGCGCCTTCTCGCCGCCGGAGAGCACGCGGCATCTCTTCTCGACGTCATCGCCGGAAAAGCCGAAACAGCCGGCCAGCGCTCTGAGCGGCGCCTGCCCGGCCTTGGGAAAACGTTCCTCAAGCCATTGCAGAATGGTGCTTTCGCCTTCGAGCAGATCCATGGAATGCTGGGCGAAATAGCCAAGCTTCACGCTGGCACCGAGTGAGACGCTGCCCTTATCGGGCGTGGTGGTGCCTGCGACCAGCTTGAGCAGTGTCGATTTGCCGGCGCCGTTAATGCCCATGATGCACCAGCGCTCGCGCCGGCGCACCATGAAATCGAGGCCGTCATAGATCGCCCGGCTGCCATAGGCCTTGTGGACATTCTTGAGGTTGACGACGTCTTCGCCGGAGCGCGGCGCCGGCAGGAAGTCGAAGGCGACCGTCTGGCGACGACGAGGCGGCTCGACGCGGTCGATCTTTTCGAGCTTCTTCACCCGGCTCTGAACCTGCGAGGCGTGAGAGGCACGGGCCTTGAAGCGTTCGATGAACTTGATCTCCTTGGCGAGCATCGCCTGCTGGCGCTCGAACTGCGCTTGCTGTTGTCGCGCGTTCAGCGCCCGCTGCTCTTCATAAAATCCATAATCGCCCGAGTAGGTCGTCAGCGCGCCGCCATCGATCTCGATGATCTTGGTGACGATCCGGTTCATGAACTCGCGGTCGTGAGACGTCATCAGCAGAGCGCCATCATAGCCTTTCAGGAAATCCTCGAGCCAAATCAGGCTTTCGAGATCGAGATGGTTGCTCGGTTCGTCCAGCAGCATCACGTCCGGGCGCATCAGTAGGATGCGGGCGAGCGAAACGCGCATCTTCCAGCCGCCCGACAGCTTTGCGACATCGCCGTCCATCATTTCCTGGCTGAAGCTGAGGCCGGCGAGAACCTCGCGCGCACGTCCCTCGAGCGCATAGCCATCGAGTTCCTCGTAGCGCGCCTGCACCTCGCCGTAGCGCTCGACGATCGCATCCATTTCATCCAAACGGTCCGGATCCGACATGGCCGTCTCGAGTTCGCGCAGCTCCGCCGCGACGGCGCTGACCGGGCCTGCCCCTTCCATGACCTCGGCGACGGCCGACCGACCGGCCATTTCGCCGACATCCTGATCGAAATAGCCGATCGTCATACCCTTCTCGACGGAGACCTGCCCCTCGTCAGGCAATTCCTCGCCGGTGATCATCCGGAAGAGCGTCGTCTTTCCCGCCCCGTTCGGACCGACAAGCCCCACCTTTTCGCCGCGGTTCAACGCTGCCGAGGCTTCAATATAGAGTATGCGGTGACTGTTGGACTTGCTGATATTTTCGACGCGGATCATGTGGAGGACGGCCCAGTTGGTTGCGCGCACCCCTATGCCACGGGTTGACGTAGCTGTCACGCCAACCGGACATATCTTCCTCCCGACACATGTGACGTACTCGTCACCGGATGCGTTCGCCCCCGGGATTGCTCACGTCAAGTTTCCTGAGCCATGGCAGGGGCCGCTTGAATTCAACCCCGATCTCATGCGCGTTCTGCCACGCGACCCATCCGGACGCACAGACGTGTTCCGGAATGAAGAGCAGCTGAATCTCCGGTCCGGTCGATATCGGTGAGCTGAATCGCAGTCGCGCCCCTTTGGAATTGATGTCTACAATGAGACATTCGATTCCGATTCCTCCCGCGCCCTCCTGCATAAGGCGGGCGCGCTTGAGGGATTTCCGTCTCGCAAGTTGGCGCAGTTCGGCACTAGGCATGGTGATTTCCTTTAATGAGCCCGCCGCGGAACCCTGCTGCAGGCGATTGTGCGGTGCTGTTTACTCGATCAGTGCTATCCGCTGGTTCGCCAGGAGCTTCTTGGTGCCCGCGCTATCGCAGGCCGACTGCATGGTCGAATTCCCGCTGAACGTGATCTTGTCGGCGATCACCTGCGTACAGCCGTTCGCCGTCGCGGAATTGCCCTTGTAGTCGAGCGACGACGCCGGCGTGTAGACCGCGCCGGTCAAGACCGAGTTGGACGTCCCGTTGATGGAATGGCTCACGGCAGTCTGGCTGCGGCTGCCGAAGAAGAGAATCCCGGAATAGGGTCCCGAGGTCGGAGCCTTCAGATCGAGGGAGACGTTCCCTCTGAGGTCCAGTCGAGCATCGTTCGCGAGAAAGAAGGTCACGCCGCTGTAGCCATTCACCGGCGTGCCTACGTGCAGCCGCGCTGCCGAGGTCGCGGTCGGGTTACCACCGTTCGCGGTAAACGTGCCGCCGGTTATAATATACAGGCCCGGTTCGAACTCGACCGTTCCCTTCACGTCAAGCCCGTTGGGAAAGCACCTGACCCTGACCCCGCTGGGATGCATCTGTGTCGTTTTGACGAGGGTCAGTTGGCCTGGGTTGCCAATATTCCTGCTGCCTGCGTCGCAGGCGAAGCCGGCCCACGGGAACGGCTCGGCTACGCCCGCATAGGGGTCGATGCTTGCCGGTGCGTTCTCGTGGACGCTATCGCACTGTTTCAACCTCAAGCCCAGCGTCGCCACGGCTCCGCCGACCGCATGGACGCAGTCGGCGTTCATCGACGCGGATCCGGACATGAGGAACGAGTCTGAAGCGCTTGAATTCGATGCTACATCGCACCCGCTGAGATCCACCGAAGCCGAGCCGGAGACGGTTACAGCGCCCGATTTTGTCTTCGAGAGCGCAAGCACACAGGCTGTCGACCCACCCTCCACCTGTGCAACGGCACGCGCCCTCATCGTGACCGGTTGATCGGAAAAGATAGAGGAAAACAGCCGCGAACGCGTTTCCGTCACGACGACTTCAAGCCGATCCAGAGTCCCGGCGCTTGCGGCCGGTGAGGAAGATGGGCTGATTGCCAGCGTGCCGGCCGACGGCGAGTAGCCGCTTTTGGAGGCGATCTGTGTGGCCGTAGCCTCGAGCGCAGATCTTTGATCGCCCGCGCGCAGGCGCCCTGCGGCCGCATGCGCCGCGACGTCCGCGGCGTGCTGAAGCTTGCGCTGCTTCAGATACCAGAAGCCCGTCTCCGCGCCGAGGCCCATGGCTCCGACGAGAACGGGAAAGGCGACCGCCGCGATAACGGCGACCGTGCCGCGTTCGTCCGCCAGGAATTTTAGCGCACCGGTCCGCTTCCGCGGCGCCGGCCGTCTCGCATGGATCACGTCGTTTCTTTCGCTCATTCGCATGCCCAGTGGTCTGAGGTTTCGGCCGGACGATACATCCCACCCTGGTCGTTAGCGATTCGGCCGGTTGGCCTAGTCCGGCCCGTAAGGGCTTGCCGTGCCTGCTTAGGCCATCAGGTCGAATGGTCATCGAGCGGTTCAGGGGGCACATTTCGCGGGACTAGAACGGCTCCAGTACCCACGGAAAAGGCACCTGAGATGATTTCGACATTCGCAGCTTCGCTCGCATTCTTTCTCTTTGCCGGACTGATGACCTATGCCGGCATCAAGGACGTCGCGACCATGACCATATCGAACCGTCTCGTGCTTGCATTGGCGGTTTCCTTCACGGTTCTAGCGCCCGCCGCCGGATTGGGCGTGGCGACGATCTCGTCCAGCATTCTCATCGCCTCCGGCGTACTGGTCTCGACCTTCGTGCTCTTCTCCTTCGGCTGGATCGGCGGCGGCGACGCGAAGCTCTTGCCCGTGGCCGTACTCTGGCTCGGGCCGGACCTCGCGCTCGACTTTCTCCTCTACACGGCCCTGATTGGTGCGGCGTTGACGCTTGGCCTTCTGCAATTCCGGCGCATGCCCCTGCCGGTGGTCCTGAAGAAGAGCGCCTGGTCCGCGCGCCTGCACTCCCCCGAGACGGGCGTTCCCTACGGGGCGGCGATGGCGCCCGCTGCCCTACTGCTGCTCCCGCAAAGCCACTGGTTCTCCGCCCTCCTCTGATGGCGGCACCGACATTCCCTCACCAAACGATAAGGTCTAGCCAATGATCCGCCTTGCCATTCTCCTGCTTGCGCTGGCAGCCGGCGGCGCTGCCTCCTGGTTGGCGCTGGGCGCCGTAGACCAGCCGACAACCGCGACCGCACAAGTTCAAGAGGCGCCTTCGCAGGAGGTGCTTGTCGCCTCCGCGGAGTTCAAACGCGGAACGACGCTCGAGGAGACCCACGTGCGGTGGCAGCCCTGGGAGGGCGAGATCCCTCCCGTGTTCATCAGCCGCAGTTCACGCCCGGACGCGATCGCATCCCTGAAGGGGTCGCTCGCCTTGAGCGACTTCGTTGCGGGAGAACCTATCCGCCAGGACAAGGTCGCCCAGCCTGGCGCCGGCTTCCTGTCCAGCATGCTGCCCTCGGGGAAGCGGGCAATAGCGGTCCGCGTGACTGCGGAGAGCACGGCCGGCGGGTTCATTCTGCCCAACGACCATGTCGACGTCATCCATACCGTCGCCCGTTCGGGCTCGGGAAAGGATGGTGACGTCCTCAGCCGCGCCATCCTCTCCAATATTCGAGTGCTGGCGGTTGATCAGACCGTTTCGGAGGGGGCGGATGGGACCTCGGTCATCGGCAAGACCGCGACGCTCGAAGCGGACCCCCGACAGATCGCAACGATCGCGGCGGCGGAAGCTTCAGGCACGGTTTCGCTCGCGCTCCGGCCCCTGGTCGACAACCACGAACCATCGATCGTTGAAAGCGAGGGTCCTCGTCGCGGAGTGGTGCGCGTCATCAGTGGCGGGCGCATGTCGATGACTGAAGTTCCCTCCCGCTCCGGCGGAAGTTGATCAGCTCAAGAAAGTTTCGAACCAATGAAACAGCTCGGAAACGAAATCCACGGAACCTTTCCGGCGGCCTCTGCGCTGCCGCCCATACCGAAGGTAGAGATCGCCGCCTTCTGCCGTTCGGAAGAGGTGACCCAGGCGATCCGTACGGCGGCGCTCGACCGTCGCATGGCGCGAGCCACGCTGACGATAAAGACCGGGGGGATCAACGAAGCCGCGGCGCTTTACAGCGGCTTCACCTCGCCGAATCTGGTGGTCGTGGAAAGCGACGAGGACGACGTTCCGCTGATGGCGGCGCTCGAAGGCCTTGCCATGGAATGCGTCACGGGTACCAAGGTTATCGTCATAGGGCGTTCCAACGACGTCGCGCGATACAAGAAGCTCCTGGACGCCGGCGTGAGCGATTACCTCGTAGCGCCCTTCGATCCGATGGACTTCGTCGCTGCGGTGCACCGCTGCTTTCGCGCTCCGGTCGAGGAGAAGCTTGGGCGTATCGTCGCCTTCGTCGGCGCCAAGGGCGGGACCGGATCCTCGACGCTCGCGCACAACGTTGCCTACGCCATGTCAAAGCGCGTCGATGCGGATGTGCTTCTGGCCGATCTCGACCTGCAGTCCGGTACGCTCGACCTGAACTTCGACATCGAGGCGACCCAGGGCATGGTCGACGTGCTGGAGAGTCCCGATCGGCTGGACGAGGTGCTTCTGCGCCGTCTGGCCGTGCCCCATACGGATCGCCTGCACCTTCTGCCGGCGACCGCGGATCTCAATAAGTTCTTCAGTCTCCGGGAAGATGACGTTGATCACCTCCTCGATGTCGCTCGTTCGAGCTCATGGCATCTGGTGGTCGACCTGCCCCATATCTGGACAGGATGGACGCGCAAGATCCTCCTCGAAGCGGACGATATCGTCATCACGGCGACGCCCGATCTCGCCAGCATGCGCAACGCGAAGAACCTGGTCGACTTCTTGAAGAGGGCGCGCCCGAACGATCCGCCGCCGAGGATCGTTCTCAACAAGACCGAAACACCCAAGCTCGCAGAAATCAAACCGAAGGATTTCGTTGCAGCCGTCGGGGTGCAGGAGAGCATTTCCGTGCCCTTCGACCCGAAGCTGTTCGGTGCCGCGGCGAACAATGGCCGGCTGGTGATCGATCAGGCGCCTCAGTCTGCGGCGGGCCGGGCGATGGTCGCGCTAGCCTGGCGCGTCAGCGGCACAAGGGAGAGGCGAGCCGATCGGCGCGGTCTCAAGGCGCTGCTGCAAACAGTGCTTGGCCGCGGCAGATCGAAGGGCTCATCGGCAGTGCGCAAGAAAGCGGGCGAGCTGAAAGCGTCCGAGGCGGGGGCGTCGGCAGCCGAGTTCGCGCTGATCGCGCCGGTGCTCGCTCTGGCTCTCGTCGCCATGGCGGATGTCGGGCTTGCACTTTACGAGCGAATGACGATCGACCATGCGCTGCGCGCCGGCGCGCAAGCTGCCATGGCCGATCCCGGGCCGACGCAAGTCCAAAAGGTGATGCAGTCCACGCTGGCGAAAAGCGCGCTGCTGGCCAATGCCACCGTGTCAGCGGTGAAGCGCTACTGCGCCTGCCCGGAAAATCCCGACATCGACCCGGATGCGGCGCCGCAATGCGGAACGAGCCTTTGCGCCAATGCGGCGGCGCCGTTCATCTACTACCGCCTGGCGGCGACGAAGGATTATCAGCCGATGTCGCTGCCGCAGGTGCTTCCGGCCTTTCGGCTCAACTCCTCCATGCAGGTGCAGATCCGATGAGGAAGGCGCGCCGCGACGTCCAACGGCTATGGCGCAGCGAAGCGGGTGCGACGGCGGTGGAATTCGCGCTCGTGTGCCTGCCGCTGCTGCTGCTGATCCTCGGCGTCATCGAGTTTGGCCGTGTATTTTATGTCCGAAACGATCTCTCGCACGCCGCCGACATTGCTGCGCGCAAGGTACTGATCGGGCAGGTCGCCCGCGATGCGTCCGATAGCGAGGCACAGCAGAAACTCGAAAGGGCGGTGCGCGAGAGCTTTCGCAGCGGCAACCCCTTGCTGCTTCAAATCGTCACCGGCAAGGAAACCGTAGACGGGATCGACTTTCGCATCCTGTCCATCCGGTATCCTTTCACCTTTGTCCTGCCGGGTCTGGCGAATGGCCCGTTGAACCTGCAGCTTTCAAGACGCATCCCGATCGGGTGATCGACGGAGGTTTACGCATTGGCAGCGCCGTTTAATTGGCGTCGACCTCGGGCTCGGGCGCAGTGATCTCCGGTTGCGGAGCGGTAACGCCGCCGGATCGGATTGGCTCGCAGCGGCCGGTGCAGCTATAGGTTGTCTTTGCCCCGCCCTCGTCGACGGTAACCAGACGCCCGCCTGCAGCGACGACGTCAAGGATGACGTTGGCCACCTGCGCGCCGTCCGCGCCGATGACGATCAGATTTGTCGATCCTGGCGTTCTGCCGGTCAGAACGACCGTCTTGTCGTCACTCAGCGTCGCCTGCGCGATTGCTGGATTGCCGATGATGAGCGTGCTCGCGGGCTGCGCCAGGAGGAGCATTCTCGCATAATCTACAATAACCCTGACGACGCCGTCGGCCTGGCGGGTCGACTGCAGCGTCACGTCTGCAGCGGGCTGGCTTTTCGCCGCCTCGGGCGCCGCAATCATGGCGCATGTCGTAAGCGTCAAACCAACCCATCCGGCGACGCTGCGCATTGGAACCACTCCCATCGGTTGCTCCCGGTCTATCAACGGACGGGTGTGCCATCCGTTCCAATAGCCTGCCAAAGCGTGAAGCTACTGCAATGGCGACGATCGGACTAGACCACTAGGCCGATCCGCTCGCGGTCGGCCATCGGCCATCAGGCTGAATGGATCGAGAGGGTTAATAAAGTCTATATGAGAGCCACACAGCAAGCGGGAACGAGTACCCTGGCCCGGCCCTGTGATGCCGAACTTGGCGTCGGCGCAACCTCAAACCACTGAAGGACCCGAACCATGAAAAATCTCCTTGTCCGCTTTGCCCGCAACGAATCCGGTGCGACCGCCATCGAATACGGCCTGATCGCCGGCCTGATCGCCGTCGCCATCATCGGCGCGGTAACCACCGTCGGCACCGATGTAAGCAAGGTGTTCACCACGATTTCAGGAAAGCTGAACCCCGCCACCTAAGCTCAAATGGGCAGGGCTCTTGCAAAGCAGTGCGGAGGGTTGAGCCCTCCGCCAGCCTTTTTTGGCACGAGCAGTTAATGTGAGACCGCAGGGCGACGTCGATGTTTGGCAAAAAATCGATACTGGATCAAACGGCCGCCGAAAGAATGGAGCAGCCGTCGCGCGAAATCGAACCTGCGGCTCCGCGCGAGGTCAAAAAGTCTGCCCCGGTTCCGGCCGCCGCCAGACCCGAGAAGGCCGAACAGTACTACAACCTCAAAAAGGAAATTTTCAGCGCGCTCATCGCCACGATCGACGTGGCAGTGCTGTCCACCATGGATGGCGAGCAGGCGCGTACCGAGATCGGCGCTATCGTCAACGATATCGTCGCGGCCAAGAAGGCCGGCATTTCCATGGCCGAGCAGAACGACCTTCTGCACGACATCTGCAACGACATTCTGGGTTACGGCCCTCTCGAGCCCCTGCTCGCTCGCGACGACATCGCCGACATCATGGTGAATGGCGCGGACCAGGTGTTCATCGAGGTGGCCGGCCGGGTGCAGCAAACGGGTATCCGCTTCCGGGACAACGAGCAGCTCCTGAACATCTGCCAGCGCATCGTCAGCCAAGTCGGCCGGCGCGTCGATGAATCGAGCCCGATCTGCGACGCGCGTCTCGCGGACGGTTCGCGCGTCAACGTCATCGCACCGCCGCTCGCCATCGACGGCCCCAGCCTGACCATCCGCAAGTTCAAGAAGGAAAAGCTGACCGTCGACCAGCTGGTGCGTTTCGGCTCGATCTCGCCCGAAGGCGCCGAGATCCTCAAGATCATCGGCCGCGTGCGCTGCAATGTGCTCATCTCCGGCGGCACTGGCTCCGGCAAGACGACGCTGCTCAATTGCCTCACGGGCTATATCGACGACGGCGAACGCATCATCACCTGCGAAGACGCGGCAGAGCTTCAATTGCAGCAGCCGCACGTCGTGCGTCTCGAAACGCGCCCGCCGAACATCGAA is a genomic window of Sinorhizobium arboris LMG 14919 containing:
- a CDS encoding PilZ domain-containing protein, whose product is MPSAELRQLARRKSLKRARLMQEGAGGIGIECLIVDINSKGARLRFSSPISTGPEIQLLFIPEHVCASGWVAWQNAHEIGVEFKRPLPWLRKLDVSNPGGERIR
- the abc-f gene encoding ribosomal protection-like ABC-F family protein codes for the protein MIRVENISKSNSHRILYIEASAALNRGEKVGLVGPNGAGKTTLFRMITGEELPDEGQVSVEKGMTIGYFDQDVGEMAGRSAVAEVMEGAGPVSAVAAELRELETAMSDPDRLDEMDAIVERYGEVQARYEELDGYALEGRAREVLAGLSFSQEMMDGDVAKLSGGWKMRVSLARILLMRPDVMLLDEPSNHLDLESLIWLEDFLKGYDGALLMTSHDREFMNRIVTKIIEIDGGALTTYSGDYGFYEEQRALNARQQQAQFERQQAMLAKEIKFIERFKARASHASQVQSRVKKLEKIDRVEPPRRRQTVAFDFLPAPRSGEDVVNLKNVHKAYGSRAIYDGLDFMVRRRERWCIMGINGAGKSTLLKLVAGTTTPDKGSVSLGASVKLGYFAQHSMDLLEGESTILQWLEERFPKAGQAPLRALAGCFGFSGDDVEKRCRVLSGGEKARLVMAAMLFDPPNFLVLDEPTNHLDLDTKEMLIKALSAYQGTMLFVSHDRRFLSALSNRVLELTPDGINQYGGGYREYVERTGQEAPGLRG
- a CDS encoding pilus assembly protein TadG-related protein, with the protein product MSERNDVIHARRPAPRKRTGALKFLADERGTVAVIAAVAFPVLVGAMGLGAETGFWYLKQRKLQHAADVAAHAAAGRLRAGDQRSALEATATQIASKSGYSPSAGTLAISPSSSPAASAGTLDRLEVVVTETRSRLFSSIFSDQPVTMRARAVAQVEGGSTACVLALSKTKSGAVTVSGSASVDLSGCDVASNSSASDSFLMSGSASMNADCVHAVGGAVATLGLRLKQCDSVHENAPASIDPYAGVAEPFPWAGFACDAGSRNIGNPGQLTLVKTTQMHPSGVRVRCFPNGLDVKGTVEFEPGLYIITGGTFTANGGNPTATSAARLHVGTPVNGYSGVTFFLANDARLDLRGNVSLDLKAPTSGPYSGILFFGSRSQTAVSHSINGTSNSVLTGAVYTPASSLDYKGNSATANGCTQVIADKITFSGNSTMQSACDSAGTKKLLANQRIALIE
- the cpaB gene encoding Flp pilus assembly protein CpaB; protein product: MIRLAILLLALAAGGAASWLALGAVDQPTTATAQVQEAPSQEVLVASAEFKRGTTLEETHVRWQPWEGEIPPVFISRSSRPDAIASLKGSLALSDFVAGEPIRQDKVAQPGAGFLSSMLPSGKRAIAVRVTAESTAGGFILPNDHVDVIHTVARSGSGKDGDVLSRAILSNIRVLAVDQTVSEGADGTSVIGKTATLEADPRQIATIAAAEASGTVSLALRPLVDNHEPSIVESEGPRRGVVRVISGGRMSMTEVPSRSGGS
- a CDS encoding penicillin-binding protein 1A; translated protein: MKLIGYIFSMLSAALLAMFGIGAVYLSEMAKDLPDHRKLAEWEPALMTRFYAYDGTPIAEYAKERRLYLPIAAIPSRVKAAFLSAEDKSFYSHSGIDALSIVKAAWSNAVNLGSGQRMIGASTITQQLAKNFLLSSDRTLERKIKEAVLSIRIERSLSKDKILELYLNDIYLGLGAYGIAAGALTYFGKSVTELTVADAAYLAALPKGPNNYNPHRHPERAISRRNWVIGQMQRNGFVSAAEASNMMARPLGVEPRAETFFMAEANYFAEEVRREVAGRYGEAALYGAGLSVRTTLDPTLQRAAQRVLRAGLVEYDRARGFRGPVGHIDISGDWATALAEQETLADVKEWKLATVLSCSDAGVRVGLRSPRLGSEPGPETGFIDGKTLQWALKVSAGGRFRQADSIDQVLSPGDVIYVEKAEDGYLLRQIPEVQGAIVSMDPNTGRVLASVGGFSFAQSRFNRATQASRQPGSAFKPFVYAAALDTGYTPATLVMDAPFSMPDGAGRLWEPKNYDGKFSGPSTLRTGLEKSRNLMTVRLARHLGMDVVAEYGRAFGLYDRLAPYLPMSLGAGETTLTRLVSAYAVLANGGRSVQPSMIDRIQDRHGRTIFRHDGRDCDRCNAASWLHQEEPVPRDNRERVLDPMTAYQVTSMLRGVVERGTARRVAQLDVPVAGKTGTTNDEKDVWFVGYTPTLVTGIFMGYDTPRPMGYGETGGGLAAPIFIDFMKVALNGKPGVEFPVPPGLSFASVDRRTGRRAASGDPSSTIEVFKPGTGPCLTECPVIDGMGGEEPEDVPATLREQLLTAPQGLY
- a CDS encoding A24 family peptidase — encoded protein: MISTFAASLAFFLFAGLMTYAGIKDVATMTISNRLVLALAVSFTVLAPAAGLGVATISSSILIASGVLVSTFVLFSFGWIGGGDAKLLPVAVLWLGPDLALDFLLYTALIGAALTLGLLQFRRMPLPVVLKKSAWSARLHSPETGVPYGAAMAPAALLLLPQSHWFSALL
- a CDS encoding peptidoglycan D,D-transpeptidase FtsI family protein, with amino-acid sequence MRKYAFAPRSSARNRRLRIACIMAAFTAIFAAAFIRLVQLGMKEEARSEISLTYDRAPSGRPAIVDRNGQLLATDIPIASLYMEPRSIPDLDEAVEKLAAIFPELDARELHSRLRRKDAFTWVKRQIAPEKQQAIIDSGLAAVGFRPENQRLYPNGSLAAHVLGAVDIDNVGIAGIEKWIDANGLADLRGAGIELRGRELQPVELSIDLRVQYAMEQELGRAVTKFGAVAGAGLLLDVANGEILALASYPAFDPNNPVDAFRPDRINRVTAGVFEMGSTFKTLTTAMALESGRFDLESVVDASRPLSFGRQRIHDYRGQYRPLTIPEAFIHSSNIAMAKMALSLGPEALRTFLGRFGVLSRLSTELPESAAPLRPSDWSEVTTATVSFGHGIAVTPLQASMAVAALANGGKLIRPTFIKDSPVSERTIAEDLVSADTSEAIRHLLRLNTAVGSAKRADVPGYVIGGKTGTAEKVVQGRYSKVLNVTSFMGIVPADNPRYLLLALLDEPRGLTETYGNRTSGWNAVPLGAALYQRILPMLLTPAFPSPAGAEAVPVATGDCRAGVDLLPGAPCLSGAGDRSGENG